The proteins below are encoded in one region of Sminthopsis crassicaudata isolate SCR6 chromosome 1, ASM4859323v1, whole genome shotgun sequence:
- the LOC141561024 gene encoding uncharacterized protein LOC141561024, with translation MPIFMLFCLPVCLPACYLSACLSTYLSVCLSTSLPVYLPICPSVCLSACLSTCLSFCLPIYLFVCLSAYLSTSLPVYLSICPSVHLLAYLPACLPVCHSACLSICLSVCLPIYLPVYLSICPSVHLSTCLLICLPVYLSVTLPAYLPVCLSVCLSIYQSTCLSVHLSTCLLIYLPVYLSVILPAYLSVCLSVCLSIYQSTCLSVHLSICPPACLSACLSTCLSLCLPIYLFVCLYAYLSTSPPVYLSICLPACLSTCLSTCLSSACLSTCLSVCLPICLSIYQSTCLSVHLSTCLLVCLPVYLSVICLPIYLFVCLSVCLPICLSIYQSICLSVHLSTCLLVCLPVYLSVTLPAYLPVCLSVCLSVYLSTNLPVPANLPSWKSSFLSVCLTICLSTCLSTCLSASQPLCQSASLSP, from the coding sequence ATGCCCATCTTTATGCTTTTCTGCCTacctgtctgtctgcctgcctgttacttgtctgcctgcctgtctacttatctgtctgtctgtctatctacaaGTCTACCTGTCTACCTGCCCATCTGTCCATCTGTTTGcttgtctgcctgcctgtctacCTGTCTGTCATTCTGCCTGcctatctatctgtttgtctgtctgtctgcctatctatctaCCAGTCTACCtgtctatctgtccatctgtccatctgtccaCCTGCTTGCTTATCTGCCTGCCTGTCTACCTGTCTGTCACTCTGCCTGcctatctatctgtttgtctgtctgtctgcctatctatctaCCAGTCTACCtgtctatctgtccatctgtccatctgtccaCCTGCTTGCTTATCTGCCTGCCTGTCTACCTGTCTGTCACTCTGCCTGCCTATCTAcctgtttgtctgtctgtatgCCTATCTATCTACCAGTCCACCtgtctatctgtccatctgtctaccTGCTTGCTTATCTACCTGCCTGTCTACCTGTCTGTCATTCTGCCTGcctatctatctgtttgtctgtctgtctgcctatctatctaCCAGTCTACCtgtctatctgtccatctgtccatctgtccaCCTGCTTGCTTATCTGCCTGCCTGTCTACCTGTCTGTCACTCTGCCTGCCTATCTAcctgtttgtctgtctgtatgCCTATCTATCTACCAGTCCACCtgtctatctgtccatctgtctaccTGCTTGCTTATCTACCTGCCTGTCTACCTGTCTGTCATCTGCCTGCCTATCTacctgtttgtctgtctgtctgcctatctgtctatctatctaccagTCCACCtgtctatctgtccatctgtccaCCTGCTTGcttgtctgcctgcctgtctacCTGTCTGTCATCTGCCTGCCTATCTacctgtttgtctgtctgtctgtctgtctgcctatctgtctatctatctaccagtccatctgtctatctgtccatctgtccaCCTGCTTGcttgtctgcctgcctgtctacCTGTCTGTCACTCTGCCTGCCTATCTacctgtttgtctgtctgtctgcctatctgtctatctatctaccaaTCTACCTGTACCTGCTAATCTGCCCTCCTGGAAGTCTTCCTTCCTGTCAGTTTGCCTGactatctgtctatctacctgCCTGTCTACCTGCTTGTCTGCCAGTCAGCCTCTCTGTCAGTCTGCCTCCCTATCTCCCTAG